One genomic window of Entelurus aequoreus isolate RoL-2023_Sb linkage group LG07, RoL_Eaeq_v1.1, whole genome shotgun sequence includes the following:
- the ubiad1 gene encoding ubiA prenyltransferase domain-containing protein 1, whose amino-acid sequence MSKEHKYSMTETFVLAGSNCQNGQQWHTQVTNSVTNHTSVSRMARVASDVKQTCAAYVLALRPWSFSASLTPVALGSALAYKLEGSVDLVILLVCAVAVLVVHGAGNLVNTYYDFSKGIDHKKSDDRTLVDEILAPQDVVMFGALLYSFGCLCATLLYFLSALKLEHLALIYFGGLSSSFLYTGGIGLKYVALGDIVILITFGPLAVMFAHAVQVGYLSVLPLVYAVPLALNTEAILHSNNTRDMDSDKQAGIVTLAILIGPTLSYVLYNLLLFVPYVLFCILATRYTISMALPLLSLPMAFPLEKQFRSRCYAKIPQRTAKLNLLMGLFYVFGIILAPRGSLPLL is encoded by the exons ATGTCCAAAGAGCACAAATACAGCATGACGGAGACATTTGTCCTGGCCGGCTCAAACTGCCAAAACGGGCAGCAATGGCACACCCAGGTGACCAACTCTGTGACGAACCACACCTCTGTGTCCAGGATGGCCCGCGTCGCCTCCGACGTCAAGCAAACGTGCGCCGCCTACGTGCTGGCGCTCAGGCCGTGGAGCTTCAGCGCCTCGCTGACTCCGGTGGCCCTCGGAAGCGCTTTGGCGTACAAACTGGAGGGGTCGGTGGACTTGGTGATCCTCCTGGTGTGCGCGGTGGCCGTGCTGGTAGTACACGGGGCGGGCAACCTGGTCAACACTTACTACGACTTCTCCAAAGGCATCGACCACAAGAAAAGCGACGATAGGACTCTGGTGGACGAAATCCTGGCGCCGCAGGATGTTGTCATGTTTGGAGCATTGTTGTACTCTTTTGGCTGCTTGTGTGCCACCTTGCTCTACTTCCTGTCAGCGCTTAAACTGGAACACCTGGCACTTATCTACTTTGGGGGGCTGTCTAGCTCTTTTTTATACACCGGAG gTATTGGTTTAAAGTACGTGGCCCTAGGAGACATCGTCATCCTCATCACCTTTGGCCCGTTGGCCGTCATGTTCGCCCACGCCGTGCAGGTGGGCTACCTGTCGGTCCTGCCGCTGGTCTACGCCGTCCCGCTGGCCCTCAACACCGAGGCCATCCTCCACAGCAACAACACCCGAGACATGGACTCGGACAAGCAGGCGGGCATCGTGACGCTGGCCATCCTCATCGGACCCACGCTGTCCTACGTGCTGTACAACCTGCTGCTCTTCGTCCCTTACGTGCTCTTCTGCATCCTGGCCACGCGCTACACCATCAGCATGGCACTGCCCCTGCTCTCGCTGCCCATGGCCTTCCCCTTGGAGAAGCAGTTCCGCAGCCGGTGCTACGCTAAAATCCCCCAGAGGACGGCCAAGCTCAACCTCCTCATGGGGCTTTTCTACGTCTTTGGCATCATTCTGGCTCCTCGAGGAAGCCTGCCCTTACTGTGA